The window TTACAAGTTTAGTCTAACTTCCCCACTTTTAAATCCGATCCTctattagtttagtatagtttagagatgcagtatctaaataggcccttcggcccccccaaGTCCCCCATGCCGATCAGCAatcttctatcctacacataatgAACAATtttcagaaggcaattaacctagaaaactgcacatcgttggaatgtgggagaaaacattgTACATTACAAGGGTCAGGAAGCCAGCGGgttagatcatctctgacccctctcaccctggccacaaactctttgaatcacttccctctagaaggcgactccggactgtcaaagctgccacagccagacataaaaccagatttttttttccaccGTTTTAGTTTCTACAGTGCAGCATTTCTTAGCAAGCGATGGGAGGCACTGTTAAATGTGTTTGCAAATTTGTATAAATAATTCTTGAGGcatctctactcaataaccaaaaatctgtagcatcctTTTGGTCTggtgttttatttaattcacatattgAATCAATAATGTGTTATGATTAATGTTTAATACTTCATGTGTCACTcctaactgttactgtatgtcatgttgccacttgcgggtggagcttgtatgtgaatacttggccaagaaGCTTATTCATTCACACTGggacacctggtgaaaacccacgcaggtcacagggagaatgtacaaactccgtacaggcagctcccgtagtcaggatcgaacccgggtctctagagttgtaaggcagcaactctaccactgtgccaccatgctgcccctattCTTAGTGCTTAGTTTTACGAGTCAGTGGCACAAAAGACTACATTTTCCACATTTCTTCTTTCTGTCCTCTAATTCCCAATCAAATTATCAACACTTCTTGCAAACACCTTACatgcattatttttttaattttgcaatgCAATCAGAAAATTAATCAAATACCCATTCCATGGCTTCCAGTTGTTTATCTATACTAGGAAATAAAACGGCAGAGTACGTTGTACACATCATACAGTTTTTAGTTATTAAAACTCAAGGCATGCTCAATTAAACATGTAATTTATTTTGCAATATGCTCAATTGCAAGATTATCACACTGTAAACAGTAAACGGGATTGTAAACATGTCAGGCGAGCTCTACCATTGTACAACATTACTTAACTTCAAATCTAAAATAGATTTACTAAATAGTCATACTAAAATACATACAAGTAGAGGAATTTTGGATCAGTTAAATAGATGTTAAAGTTGCCATTGGAATTTTGTAATGGCCAGTAAATTCtgagggacacagtttaagaataaggagtaagccatttggaacggagacgaggaaacactttttctcacagagagttgtgagtctgtggaattctctgcctcagagggcggtggaggcgggttctctggatgctttcaagagagagctagatagggctcttaaggatagcggagtcaggggatatggggagaaggcagtaatggggtactgattggggatgatcagccatgatcacattgaatggcagtgctggctcgaagggccgaatggcctattattcctgcacgtattgtctattgacaatataTTAAAACATAGAATCTTATCACATATTAATATTCTGAGAACGATATATAGAAaatggaagacacagagtgctggagtaactccgcaagtcaggcagcatctctggaggacatggataggtgatgttttgggtcgggaaccttcttcagactggattgaGTGCCGAACCAAAtggtgacctatccatgttctccagagatgctgcctgacccactgggttactccagtactttgtgtcttcttttgtaaaccagcatctgctgttccttgtttgtaTGTTAAAATTGGATTTGATTCCGCACCTACTGTGGTTCTGAGTCTGGTTGCTCCAGAGAAtggaaacacggaactgcagttgctggttaatacacaagagtgctggagtaactgagcaggtcaggcagcatctcaggagaacgtggataggcaacgtttttgatCCAAAGCATCACCTCTTCAGGTTAAGCTGCCTGAcccgaattactccagcgctgggTCCTTCTTCTACCCGAGAGACTATTTCAGCATCTTAGTCTACTGTCTGCCTCCGTATTGAATTCTAACCGCCTAGATTAAACATTTtgtaaatttaacgtatacactGAGAGATTCTCTGTTGCCTTGTGTTAAATGCAATGACCTGCAGTAATTCTAAATGAACAGTGTAAGTAAGGTCACAGTAAGCACACTATACCTTTGCAAATTCAAGGACGGCACCAAATGCTTGCAAAGCTGAAATTCATAATTCAGTATGGTCTGGTTTTCATTGCTGCGCCCTAGGCTTCTCAATTCTGACACAGCAAAGGTAGACAACAacaacaaaagctggagtaactcagcgggacaggcagcatctctggagagaaggaagaatggTGTCGAGACCctgcaccagagatgctgcctgtcccgctgagttattccagcattcggtttgaaacagcatctgctgttccttcttacacgtttCGTTTGCACCAAAGCAAATTGGAATTCGGATCGATATATGAACCAAATGCCCATGAGAACATTTATGATTATTGGTTTGAGACATGCAGGCCTTTCAAATTAAATGATTATTCGagaaaatgtatatatatttttccaaAGGTGCataaaagtcaagtcaagcagaAAGCGAGATTCCTTTGCTTACCATTTAGCATGGTACACTTGGTCGTCCGCAACACTGTGAATCGGAGCAATTAGTGATCATTGTCAGACTTCTCCGGTGCAATAATTGCACTTTGATTTCCACGGACCTGAGCGAGCACCTCATCCACTGAACGTCAATGCAATGGTCGGTTTCTGATTAATCCCCTTCAGTCAACTTCATTTTGCGTCGGCTGTGCCTCCTGTTCTGCGCCGAGTGCCATGACCAGAGTAAGAgtcagagacagaggcagagagctgCCTGCTCACACCCTCGATATCAATCCTTTCAGGCTTCACTAACTTCGACAAACTTCCGTCACCACTTTCACTTTCGCCTGATGTTTGGGGGAagaataaaaaaaaaacttggcatCACGGCCTTTAACCGTTTTCTTGACAATGGGCTTGTCCTTTATCCTCACTGCAAAGTTATAGACactaggagtgggccattcggcccttcgagccagtgctgGCTTTCTACTTTTGTTTTTACCAGCAAAAATGTCGATAGATTTAACATGTTTCCACCGTAGTAATAGATTTAATGTTCTGTTCTCATCTGGGCAGCATATTCTCAtggtttaattttaaaaaaagtatAACTATACGATTGTGCAATAATAACACAAATCATTAAACATTAATGATCCAAAACACGTGCTCCTGCATCTTCATTTATGTTTGAACAGATGTTGTATTTGACAAAATTATTATGAATGATGCTTGTGAAGTTGCAGCCTCTTCTCCGGGGgcgatgcaggttcgatcctgggcttgggtgctgcctgtgtgaacaTTTGCAATTTGTCCCTTGACTGTGTTGGGTTTtattccacatgccaaagatgcacTGGAGGTGAAGCAGTCACAGTCGATTGtcatttagcttggagatacagcacagaagatcataaggtcagaaggaataggggtagaattaggccatttggcccatccagtctactccaccattcaagtccagaaccaggggccacagtttaagaataaggagtaagccatttagaacggagacgaggaaacacttttttctcacagagagtggcgagtctgtggaattctctgcctcagagggcagtggatgcgggttctctggatgctttcaagagagagctagatagggctcttaaaaatagcggagtcaggggatatggggagaaggcaggaacggggtactgattggggatgatcagcaaggattacattgaatggcggtgctggttcaaagggctgaatggccgactcgtgcacctagtgtctattgttaatcacggctgatctatctctccctcctaaccccattactgcactaatcaagaatctatctatctctgccttaaaaatatccactgacttggcctccagtcttctgtggtaaagaactccacctctgactaaagacatttctcctcatctccttcctaaaagaacatccgttaattctgaggcgaAGACCACTATTCCTCGATTCTCcctctggtggaaacatcctctccacatccactatccaagcctttcactgttctgtatgtttcaattagaccccccctcattcttctaaactccagtgagtacaggcctagtgccgacCAAAGCTCATTATAGATTAAAAGGCCTTTGGCCCACGCCAGcctttgatcacccgttcacactagttccatgtaacCCTTCTTTCTCCAGGGGCAattcacaaaagccaattaattggcctgcacgtctttgggacacaagaggaaacccacacattcaacgtgcaaactccacacagatagcacccgaactcagggtcgaacccgggtctccagcgatgTGAGACAACGGCCCTACCAGCTGCACAACAGTGCGGTCTCCAGctgtgtagaggggggggggggggggattgatgcAAATGTAGGGAGAATTAAATAGGATAGGTGCAGAATCTGTGTaaagatggtcagcatggactctgggcaaagggcctgtttccgtgcagtcattgattgtgtgtgtgtgtcttttgaGAACATTTTGATACATGATTGAAACCAAGTGTGCAAATGTTATACATCAGAAAGCTATGAAGAATGAGAATCAGAAAAATAGCTTCAGGCGTTTAGGAACACCATCCGCAAATTCCCCAGCCATTAGTCGCTGTGCCTGCGAGGTCCCTGGGTCTGCATCTTGGCAACGACACTCTTGTGTTGTGGGAGCATCAGCAACACATGGACACCATCAGGTCAAGAAGTCAAATCATCAGCATTGCTCAAGGGGACAATTAGAGGTCAGCCTGTCATTCTGCGTTGAAAAACAAATACTATTCATCATCATCttggttgaaaacatcaacgggcacggtgccttacaatgccgtgtacgacagtgatcgcaacttctactgaaatgtggatggccgttgccgcgctaggagctcatccgccctttgacatccgtcttgtttttggtcctgctgggggtccacagccccctcctcacctggcaaaccgactatctgaccatggagcaggtagcacaggattacatggtacctgtgttggagtcgagacccgaaacgtcacctattccttcgctccatagatgctgcctcacccgctgagtttctccagcatttttgtccaccgtcAGTATTGCATGATCATTCGTTAAAAGGACCACGAGCTGTATCGCAAGCTGCGTGATCGCACAAAAAAACCAGCAAGACTGCACATCCAACACCTTGTGTGAAAAACTTCTGTAAATGTAGATAGTTGacgtatattcactggaattaatTTCACTTTAAATCTTTATTAAAAAGTAAACATGCTTACATGTCCTTTGACAGATAATAAAGGAAATTTAAACAACTTGCTCAGACAAAACATTGAAATATTTCACACTTTTGCTCGTATCATTTATGTTTTCTACAGCAATAGGATCAATTCTTAAAATGATATTTAACTTCACAGTCTATCCCTTTAACGTTTAACAGCTCCTACACTAAACGGCATCAAGTTagctttttaaaataaaagtcCCCACTGGTCAATACCACtcattcatttaaaaacaaaagtatCGTACACAATGACAAAACTCTTACCCGGCAgaaaaaggtgcaggaaagtTGGGATAAATATCATGTAATTAAATTACACAGGGGACAGGAAGACAGAGCACAGATTCTGATCTCTGCGCTAAAGTACTATCGACTAttccaataaaaaatataaacACTAATATCTCGACACATTcattcaaaatgtattttttatttgaGTGGCCACGAGCACAAGAATCTCCCCGATCTTTCTCTGCCAGTTCCTGATGTCTTTGGATACTTCACACCACAGCTCCCCGTGTCTCGGCTCTGCGTTTTCACACCGCCTTTTTACGTCCTCGTGCTGCTCCTGTGAAGAAATAGATCAGCAGTGACTAGCGGgcagccgcaaggctcggtgctgggaccccagttatttacaatatatatcaaggaTTTGGACGTGGGGAAttgaatgtgacatctccaagtttgcggatgacacaacgctgggtggcagtgtgagctgcaatgaggaggatgctatgaggctgcagggtgacttggataggttgggtaagtgggccgatgcagtgtaatgtggataaacgtgaggttatccactttggtggaaagaacaggGCGGCAcattatcatctgaatggtgtcagattagaaagaggggaggtgcaacgagacctgggtgtgcttgtacatcagtcattgaaagtaagcatgcaggtacagcaggcagtgaagaaagctaatggcctgttggccttcattgcgagaggacttgagtttaggagcaaggaggtcctactgcagttgtacagggccctggtgagaccacacctggagtattgtgtgcaactttgtggtctcctaacttgaggaaggacgttattgctattgagggagtgcagcataggttcaccaggttaatccccgggatagcgggacagacatacgatgaaagaatgggtcgagtgggcttgcattcactggaatttagacgggtAAGAGGAGAtcgtacagaaacatataaaattcttaaaggattagacgggttagaagcaggaaaaatgttccccatgttgggggagttcagaaccaggggtcacagtttaagaataaggggtaggccatttaggccaGATGGGACACAGGGGAGGCGGTGGAAATAGCCGGCTTTCCAGGTGATGAGGGGCGAAAAGAAAGAAGGGAGACTTTCCCCCGACTAAACAAATCACAAAACCTAAGAATACATTaaaacagctacatggataggacaggtttagagggacatgggtcaaacgcaggtaggtgaaactatagatgagacatgttggccagtgtggacaagttgcgccttagggcctatttccatgctaagactctatgactcaatagacaataggtgcaggagtagcccattcggcccttcgagccagcaccgccattcaatgtgatcatggctgatcatccccaattagtaccccgttcctgccttctccccacatcccctgactctgctatctttaagagccctatctagctctctcttgaaagtatccagagaacctgcctccaccgccctctgtgccagagaattccacagactcaccactctctgtgataaaaagtgtttccttgtctccgttctaaatggcttactccttattcttaaactgtggcccctggttctggactgccccaacatcgggaacatgtttcctgcctctaatgcaAGCATGAACCATTGAACTGCCCAGTGGGTGCGTCGATAAGGGGTTAGTTTACCTCCGTGCCGTGCTGCAACTCAAATTTATAAAACAAAGCCCAAGCATCTCCCAGGTCAGGGTCGATTTTCACAGTCCTGTGGAACCATTCTCTGGCCTTGGTTATCTTACGCTCACTCCAAAACAATCtgaaacacaaacacaaaaaaaaattgaaaaacaaaaaaaaggcagCCTTCGTAATCCTCTGCTCTCCAATTTTCTGAAATACCGAGCAGAGAAACGAATTGCTTtggcagtgaagggggggggggatagactgAGCAAATGCGGTGCATGAAAGAGAATGGGGAAGACAAATCAGACTCACAAATGTGAGTAAGTTTAAATAATAATTACTTTTTGTGTTTGTAAATAGTTTTGTGGAATCTTAAAGTCAAATCGGGGAGAGGCGGTTGGggtaaagggagggggggagggaagaagggggggggaaggagggagggagggaggggggagggagggggggggggggggaaggggggggggggggggggggggggggaagggaggagggaggggggggaggaagaggagagaaggggaaagggagaggggagggagggagggagggagggaggggatagatTTGTATCTCCTTACATTACAAGATACTAGTGATCAAAAGCACCCTTGAATGTgatgacaaagaactgcagataccggtttataccaaagatgggcagaatgtgttggagtagctcagtgattcaggcggcatctctggagaacatggacaggtgacgattcaggtcaggAACCCTTCATTAACCCTTGAAGTATCTGTCCATGTACAGATTGGCAGTTATTGTCCATGTATTGCAACCATTTAGAATACCCTTACCTTGATttcaatttttaaataataaaggtAAATTGTAGATTTTTAAATTGCATCATTATTCCATATGAACTGGACATGCatttcaatttttaaaatataccCTGCTAATTCTGAGCTACATTTACACTCCTGTTTAACGGTCGTTCAAGCTTAATCCAAATGTAGAGCTATTGTCTGACCATTTCCATCGACACTTCGTCAAGGCGATTCAGATTCCATATTTACACGGATACAGAACTCGGGACAAATGGCTCATTTTCCCACAATGCCAATTCGGACCATGTGATGATTCTTAGTTGAGAGACACAGGATTGAAACTTCAGCACGCCGAGGCCATACCGACCCATTCCCACTAGTTTGATGTTAActaattttctcatccactccctgcacattagaggcaattaacctgcaaaacccacacgtctttcggatgtgggaggaaatccatgtggtcacagggagaatgtgcaaactccacatagaaagCAGCCAAGGTCAGTGCGGTATCAGTGAGGCAGAAGAAGCACTCTGTGTCACTACGACACCTTATTCATACATCAACTCTCCCAGgctcaggcaaggggtacagaattgtgaaaatgcacccctccagattcagggacagtttcttcccagctgttatcaggcacctacCATCCTATCGACAACTGGAGTGGTCCTGagttactatctatctcattggagacctccggactatctttaatcggactttatcttccactaaacgttattccctttatcatgtatctgtacactgcagatggctcgattgtaatcacgtgtagtctttctgctgactaactagcaggcaacaaaagattttttctctgtacctcagcacatgtgacaataaactaaaccatcacATTTATCCCCGCCGGGCAAAAAGACAAACGTGTCAACGTACTTGGCCACCGCCAGGAGGACATGAGGATCATGCTCACATTTCTTCAGAGCATCGACACTTTTGGTCTTTCTTTGTGGTCTTGCTTCCAAGAAAACAGCTTCAGCCCAAAGTATACCTACAGGTGAAACATTGGGACACTCAATGGAACAATGCAATGTATGAAATAAGCAATTCTGGATCTTACAATATTGGTTACAACAATATTGGAACATTGCATTATATTTTTTACAGTGATATCCAACCACTTGTGCCTAAATTCAGGCAATTCAGCCAAAATAGACACCTCAGGATTATTGTGTGGGGTGTTACGTTCTCAGCGCATAATTCAAAATCGTGCAAATTAAAACATATACGTTTAAACAGGCTTAAATGTGAATCCGCTATTTAAAAAGTACAGCGCGTGAATTAGGTTTTGGTAATAATTTTAAAAGAGCGTTATTTCAATAGCGTACAAATCAAACATGCGTAAAACGCAAAATGCCTCTACTATAATAATGTTGCTAAAATGATCAATCACAAGGTCGGGAACACTTTGCAATTGCCAAACCGAGTGTAATTCAAAAGTTATAGAGCTGCATAAATCTTACGTGGTTTAACAGGGTGGGACATTTGGAGGTAGAATAATAGGTTAGATCCTAATAAGTTCTCCttagacgtacaggtgtgtaggtta is drawn from Leucoraja erinacea ecotype New England chromosome 21, Leri_hhj_1, whole genome shotgun sequence and contains these coding sequences:
- the LOC129707505 gene encoding pre-mRNA-processing factor 6-like, whose translation is MAKALQECSNSGILWAEAVFLEARPQRKTKSVDALKKCEHDPHVLLAVAKLFWSERKITKAREWFHRTVKIDPDLGDAWALFYKFELQHGTEEQHEDVKRRCENAEPRHGELWCEVSKDIRNWQRKIGEILVLVATQIKNTF